In Euphorbia lathyris chromosome 9, ddEupLath1.1, whole genome shotgun sequence, the following are encoded in one genomic region:
- the LOC136207403 gene encoding pentatricopeptide repeat-containing protein At3g04750, mitochondrial, giving the protein MQLFSYMQFHSDAISSMYRYGRGIRFYRTTATSKSPKWDPTISLELNHPSLVLLEKINCRDHFKQILAHMMRSNLIGQNFPMSRLIFFSAVSYPENLDMALILFNHYTPSPNLYIYNTMISALSSVPSQAFVVYSSMLRSGIYPDKHTLLKLLLTAKHVSEVKQIQCHAVVLDLSAYTYLQNSLIKIYLENKLFWLGHRVFEQITSPDLVSFNIMISNYAKKGCGLEVIKLLHDMMASSLEPDEFTMSSLLVSYGQMGEVRFGKAVHAWMERRKSITLSNLILGNALLDMYIKCKELDYARSTFFVMTEKDVVSWNTMIAGCSQTGDMELAHRFFNQMPSRDLISWNSLITGYASNGDFTTVRNLFCDMVMENFTPDNVTMVGLVSAAAEIGALSKGKWAHGWIIRKHLKIDALLGSALIDMYCKCGSIDKAFFVFRDIIVKDVIVWTTMITGFAFHGCGSKALELFFEMQEHVAPNEVTFVSVLTACSHSGLVDEGYKIFSYMKEYGIEPRVEHYGCLVDLLGRSGRLTEAKDIIERMPMKPSRSIWGSILNCCRAQGDVAMAEIALSELVELEPEEEGGYMLLSNIYAANGRWSYCDKIREAMENRGVRKTAGCSSVVVDGVFHIFVAADKWHPRLEQVKLVLNILTWELKLGSDFPLESACL; this is encoded by the coding sequence ATGCAGCTTTTTTCTTATATGCAGTTTCATTCTGATGCAATTTCATCAATGTATCGTTATGGCCGAGGAATTCGATTTTATAGAACAACAGCAACAAGTAAATCACCTAAATGGGATCCTACTATATCCCTTGAACTTAATCATCCATCCCTTGTTTTGCTTGAGAAAATCAATTGCAGGGATCATTTCAAACAGATCTTGGCACACATGATGAGAAGCAATCTTATTGGTCAAAATTTTCCTATGAGTAGACTCATTTTTTTCTCTGCAGTTTCATACCCAGAGAACTTAGATATGGCCTTAATCCTTTTCAATCACTATACTCCTAGTCCCAATCTTTATATCTACAACACCATGATTTCTGCATTGTCCTCGGTGCCGAGTCAAGCTTTTGTTGTATATAGCTCTATGCTCCGGTCTGGCATTTATCCAGATAAACACACACTGCTTAAGCTACTTCTTACTGCTAAGCATGTATCAGAAGTGAAGCAGATTCAATGTCATGCTGTTGTTTTGGATTTATCAGCTTATACATATCTGCAAAACTCCCTTATCAAGATATACTTAGAAAATAAACTGTTTTGGTTAGGACATAGGGTATTTGAACAGATAACGTCTCCAGATCTTGTTTCATTCAATATTATGATATCTAATTATGCTAAGAAAGGATGTGGTTTGGAAGTAATAAAACTGCTCCATGACATGATGGCTTCAAGCCTTGAACCTGATGAGTTTACAATGTCGAGTCTTCTTGTTTCGTATGGTCAAATGGGAGAGGTCAGATTTGGCAAAGCTGTTCATGCATGGATGGAAAGGAGGAAGTCCATCACTTTGTCAAATCTGATCTTAGGCAATGCTCTTTTGGATATGTATATAAAGTGCAAAGAGTTGGACTATGCCCGGAGTACATTCTTTGTAATGACTGAGAAGGATGTTGTTTCATGGAATACCATGATCGCCGGATGTTCCCAGACTGGTGATATGGAACTTGCACACAGATTTTTTAATCAAATGCCTAGCAGGGATCTTATATCTTGGAATTCTTTAATTACCGGGTATGCTAGTAATGGTGATTTTACGACGGTAAGAAACTTATTCTGTGACATGGTGATGGAGAATTTTACACCTGACAATGTTACTATGGTTGGCTTGGTCTCAGCTGCTGCAGAAATTGGAGCTCTGAGTAAAGGGAAGTGGGCACATGGCTGGATAATTAGAAAGCATCTGAAAATAGACGCTCTTCTCGGTTCTGCATTGATTGACATGTATTGCAAATGCGGAAGTATCGACAAAGCTTTCTTTGTCTTCAGGGATATAATTGTAAAGGATGTAATTGTATGGACCACAATGATAACAGGCTTTGCTTTCCATGGCTGTGGAAGCAAAGCACTGGAGCTGTTCTTTGAAATGCAAGAACATGTTGCTCCAAATGAGGTAACATTTGTCTCTGTTCTTACAGCATGTAGTCACAGTGGACTTGTAGATGAAgggtataaaatattcagttataTGAAAGAGTATGGTATTGAACCAAGAGTCGAGCATTACGGGTGTTTGGTGGATCTCTTAGGGCGATCAGGTAGATTGACTGAGGCAAAAGATATCATTGAGAGGATGCCAATGAAGCCGAGTCGGTCTATATGGGGATCGATATTGAACTGCTGTCGAGCTCAGGGAGATGTAGCAATGGCTGAGATAGCTTTAAGCGAGTTGGTAGAGTTAGAGCCGGAGGAAGAGGGCGGATACATGTTGCTGTCTAACATATATGCTGCAAATGGGAGATGGAGCTATTGCGACAAGATTAGGGAGGCCATGGAAAACAGAGGAGTGAGGAAGACTGCTGGTTGCAGTAGTGTGGTTGTAGATGgagtttttcacatttttgtagCGGCAGATAAGTGGCACCCAAGGTTGGAACAAGTAAAACTCGTTTTAAACATTCTTACTTGGGAACTCAAGTTAGGATCTGATTTTCCTTTGGAATCTGCATGTTTATAA